One window of the Streptomyces sp. TS71-3 genome contains the following:
- a CDS encoding alpha-2,8-polysialyltransferase family protein, whose product MSTTALPGAAPLAARRRTTRIYCASTLYGAATLAAAIDADCFTATDRSILLVLNNSATPETTPPLDEMAGFDRLRHRFDDVLSWNETIFPFHPGGWSPRADDIPLWERYLRLAWDLGDDAVELALESIQVNPSLAISQIFTGAPIDVYADGLMSYGPTRNKLDPLVGTRVRRLLHLDLVPGLTPLLLTEFDVQPEVVPTEVFVKVLGELGDAATTKLPELRGPALLLGQYLSALEILTGEEEEDLHARMVRGAVALGHKKIVFKPHPMAPARWSRQAEDEAEKLGADLTVLDTPVLAEVLYQRMQPALVVGCFSTALFTAATFYGLPVARLGTELLLERLTPYQNSNRVPVTIVDTMLPELTDRAMVEAQLIDPEKQELTGLVTAVGFAMQPKIYPDRRPDAEAYLSRHLNAHTRRYFKRRRLTALGLPGAVPAQLAFIPRNARLRRVVRQARALRRSVKR is encoded by the coding sequence GTGAGCACCACGGCCCTCCCGGGCGCGGCGCCGCTGGCCGCCCGCCGCAGGACCACCCGTATCTACTGCGCCTCCACGCTGTACGGCGCCGCCACCCTGGCCGCGGCCATCGACGCGGACTGCTTCACCGCCACGGACCGCTCGATCCTGCTCGTCCTGAACAACTCGGCGACGCCCGAGACCACGCCCCCGCTCGACGAGATGGCGGGCTTCGACCGGCTCCGGCACCGTTTCGACGACGTCCTGTCGTGGAACGAGACGATCTTCCCCTTCCACCCGGGCGGCTGGTCCCCGCGCGCGGACGACATCCCCCTGTGGGAACGGTATCTGCGGCTCGCCTGGGACCTCGGCGACGACGCGGTGGAGCTGGCCCTGGAGTCCATCCAGGTCAACCCGTCGCTGGCTATCAGCCAGATCTTCACCGGCGCCCCCATCGACGTCTACGCCGACGGGCTGATGAGCTACGGCCCCACCCGCAACAAGCTGGACCCGCTGGTGGGCACCCGCGTGCGGCGGCTGCTCCACCTGGACCTGGTACCCGGGCTCACGCCGCTGCTGCTGACCGAGTTCGACGTGCAGCCGGAGGTCGTGCCCACCGAGGTCTTCGTGAAGGTGCTCGGCGAGCTCGGCGACGCCGCCACCACGAAGCTGCCCGAGCTGCGCGGGCCCGCGCTGCTGCTCGGCCAGTACCTCTCCGCACTGGAGATCCTCACCGGCGAGGAAGAGGAGGACCTGCACGCCCGGATGGTGCGCGGCGCGGTCGCCCTCGGCCACAAGAAGATCGTGTTCAAGCCCCACCCGATGGCGCCGGCACGCTGGTCGAGGCAGGCGGAGGACGAGGCCGAGAAGCTCGGCGCCGACCTGACGGTCCTCGACACGCCCGTGCTCGCCGAGGTGCTCTACCAGCGGATGCAGCCCGCGCTGGTCGTCGGCTGCTTCTCCACGGCCCTGTTCACCGCCGCCACCTTCTACGGCCTGCCGGTCGCCCGGCTCGGCACCGAGCTGCTGCTGGAACGCCTCACCCCGTACCAGAACAGCAACCGCGTGCCCGTCACGATCGTGGACACGATGCTGCCCGAGCTGACCGACCGGGCCATGGTGGAGGCCCAGCTCATCGACCCCGAGAAGCAGGAGCTGACCGGGCTCGTCACGGCGGTCGGGTTCGCCATGCAGCCGAAGATCTACCCGGACCGGCGGCCGGACGCGGAGGCCTACCTCTCCCGGCATCTCAACGCGCACACCAGGCGGTACTTCAAGCGGCGCCGGCTCACCGCGCTCGGCCTGCCGGGCGCCGTTCCCGCGCAGCTCGCCTTCATCCCGCGCAATGCCCGGCTGCGCCGTGTGGTGCGCCAGGCGCGGGCGCTGCGGCGCTCCGTGAAGCGCTAG
- a CDS encoding glycosyltransferase family 2 protein: MVKLSVIVPFYNVQQYAPDTLRSLRANAGDGYEFIFVDDCSKDGTPDILEQAVRDLPGSKLIRHEQNGGLATARNTGIDAAQGEYLTFLDGDDWLAPGYYPQLVGAIEALGCDFVRTDHVQCTARARSVHRVPHGRRGEVMRPRDAILPAHRSTSVDYAYAWAGIYHRRLIDKGVLHFRDGLRTAEDRPWIWKLHREAESFAAVSLLGVFYRRGVASSLTQIGDVRQLDFIRAFDQVIQETAQDPEADSLLPKAVRTYCAIISHHLGSIERFEPPVARKLKAMSTAALKRMPQAILDDALDSMDIQRASRLRRLRRRPVSAGEAAA, translated from the coding sequence GTGGTTAAGCTCTCCGTCATTGTGCCGTTCTACAACGTGCAGCAATATGCGCCCGACACATTGAGAAGCCTGCGCGCGAACGCGGGCGACGGCTACGAATTCATCTTCGTCGACGATTGTTCGAAGGACGGCACTCCGGACATCCTTGAGCAGGCAGTACGCGACCTGCCGGGCTCCAAGCTCATCAGACATGAGCAGAACGGCGGCCTCGCGACGGCGCGGAACACCGGCATCGACGCGGCCCAGGGCGAGTACCTGACGTTCCTGGACGGCGACGACTGGCTGGCACCCGGGTACTACCCCCAGCTCGTCGGCGCCATCGAGGCCCTGGGCTGCGACTTCGTGCGCACGGACCACGTGCAGTGCACCGCGCGGGCGCGCAGCGTGCACCGGGTCCCGCACGGCAGGCGAGGTGAGGTGATGCGCCCGCGGGACGCGATCCTGCCGGCACACCGCTCCACCTCCGTCGACTACGCCTACGCCTGGGCCGGGATCTACCACCGGCGGCTGATCGACAAGGGCGTGCTGCACTTCAGGGACGGGCTGCGCACGGCCGAGGACCGGCCGTGGATCTGGAAGCTGCACCGCGAGGCGGAGTCCTTCGCCGCGGTGAGCCTGCTCGGTGTCTTCTACCGCCGCGGCGTGGCATCCTCTCTCACGCAGATCGGCGACGTCCGCCAGCTCGACTTCATCCGGGCCTTCGACCAGGTGATCCAGGAGACCGCTCAGGACCCCGAGGCGGACAGCCTGCTGCCGAAGGCGGTGCGCACCTACTGCGCGATCATCTCCCACCATCTGGGCTCCATCGAAAGGTTCGAACCCCCCGTGGCGCGGAAACTGAAGGCGATGAGCACGGCGGCGCTGAAGAGGATGCCGCAGGCGATCCTGGACGACGCCCTCGACTCCATGGACATCCAGCGCGCCAGCCGGCTGCGCAGGCTGCGCCGCCGCCCGGTGTCGGCCGGGGAGGCCGCCGCGTGA